In Chiloscyllium punctatum isolate Juve2018m chromosome 38, sChiPun1.3, whole genome shotgun sequence, a single genomic region encodes these proteins:
- the LOC140463707 gene encoding uncharacterized protein → MFTARNWQRIKSGYRGPEDFYPLRHVGIREWGRGFTLPDSAVLGVNIDALQPGRHTEFSITNLIHVTDSNGAQGILNDQCLKKAKVKQIGEELKVLFSWWSIQVSPQEVDREKEVRRNIIEEQLRQTIQDPPPKNVRCLQEALLKQYISSPAFLEQSYYGNFKFTYNINDLIGEYKKSVCQGKDPVFSVLGTFKYNIEIMHTVAVHPPGVRIFEQCPQLPSEVISQEGTKWVWRPESTGSEIRVLKQNDGGSWWVDECYPDCRRWEFVSFAFYLPDENPEFPVQLEFKHLTVCDMEESQRFRPPYTYMTREEAEILYQLLRCRI, encoded by the coding sequence ATGTTCACTGCGCGAAACTGGCAGCGAATTAAGTCTGGGTATCGTGGGCCTGAAGACTTCTACCCATTGAGACATGTCGGCATCCGTGAATGGGGCAGGGGCTTCACTCTTCCGGACTCCGCTGTCTTGGGTGTAAATATCGACGCTCTCCAACCGGGGAGGCATACTGAGTTCTCCATCACAAATCTCATTCATGTCACCGATTCAAATGGAGCCCAAGGTATTCTCAACGATCAATGCTTGAAGAAAGCAAAGGTAAAGCAGATTGGAGAAGAGCTCAAGGTTCTCTTCTCGTGGTGGAGCATCCAAGTCAGCCCGCAAGAAGTGGACAGGGAAAAGGAAGTTAGGAGAAATATTATTGAAGAACAGCTGAGGCAAACCATCCAGGACCCTCCACCCAAAAATGTAAGATGTTTGCAGGAAGCCCTTTTGAAGCAATATATCAGCTCTCCCGCTTTCTTGGAACAATCCTATTACGGAAATTTCAAATTCACCTACAATATCAATGACCTAATCGGTGAATATAAAAAATCGGTTTGTCAGGGGAAAGATCCCGTGTTCAGCGTATTGGGAACTTTCAAATATAACATCGAAATCATGCATACCGTGGCAGTCCATCCTCCGGGTGTCAGAATATTTGAGCAATGCCCTCAGCTCCCTTCTGAAGTGATTTCCCAGGAAGGTACCAAATGGGTCTGGAGACCAGAATCCACAGGTTCTGAAATCCGAGTGCTCAAGCAGAATGACGGTGGGAGCTGGTGGGTCGATGAGTGTTATCCAGATTGTCGGCGGTGGGAATTCGTGAGCTTTGCTTTTTACCTGCCAGATGAGAATCCAGAGTTCCCGGTCCAGCTGGAGTTCAAACACCTCACTGTCTGCGATATGGAGGAAAGTCAACGATTTCGGCCGCCTTATACGTACATGACCCGGGAAGAAGCGGAGATTTTA